From a region of the Phycisphaerales bacterium genome:
- a CDS encoding DUF2332 domain-containing protein translates to MNSERLRSEFAFFATVCAEYCPLYAALSARVAEDETIRNMACGGHPQHPPANLLFGAVHYLLLGGLDHPLREFYPTVGGTRPAADAWPAFRDFCGQFRSEIFHLVATRLVQTNEVGRCGVLLPAFACAFASFNKPLHLIEVGASSGLNLFFDRYRYAYSNGHRAGPASAAQVITELRGEAAAPLPAAMPPIADRVGIDLAPVDVMDDDAMRWLESLIWPDMVDRLTLFRAARDIARQQPPHILAGDAMDLTPEVFAAVNEDALPCILHCHAIYQMDSAWRQQFDELIEGLGRGRDLARISLEWLGDDPGPMLHLTTIRSGKPQRTLLAEAHHHGKWFKWRNAP, encoded by the coding sequence ATGAATTCGGAACGGCTCCGCAGCGAGTTCGCCTTCTTCGCCACGGTGTGCGCCGAGTATTGCCCGCTCTACGCGGCTCTCTCAGCCCGGGTCGCCGAGGATGAGACCATCCGCAACATGGCGTGCGGCGGGCATCCGCAGCATCCGCCCGCCAACCTTCTCTTTGGCGCTGTGCACTACCTGCTGCTGGGCGGTCTCGACCATCCGCTGCGCGAGTTCTATCCCACCGTTGGCGGCACGCGGCCGGCCGCGGACGCCTGGCCGGCGTTCCGCGACTTCTGCGGGCAGTTCAGATCCGAGATTTTCCACCTCGTCGCCACTCGACTCGTGCAGACCAACGAAGTCGGCCGCTGCGGCGTGCTGCTGCCGGCTTTCGCCTGCGCCTTTGCCTCATTCAACAAGCCCCTGCACCTCATCGAAGTCGGCGCCTCCAGCGGACTCAACCTCTTCTTCGACCGCTACCGCTACGCGTACAGCAACGGACACCGTGCCGGTCCTGCGTCGGCCGCGCAAGTGATCACTGAACTGCGCGGCGAGGCCGCGGCGCCATTGCCTGCCGCGATGCCGCCGATCGCCGATCGCGTGGGCATCGACCTGGCGCCCGTGGATGTGATGGACGACGATGCGATGCGCTGGCTCGAATCGCTCATCTGGCCGGACATGGTGGATCGCCTCACTCTCTTCCGCGCTGCGCGCGATATCGCGCGTCAGCAGCCGCCGCACATCCTCGCCGGCGACGCGATGGACCTGACGCCCGAAGTCTTCGCCGCGGTGAACGAAGACGCCCTGCCGTGCATCCTTCATTGCCACGCCATCTACCAGATGGACAGCGCGTGGCGTCAGCAGTTCGACGAACTCATCGAAGGCCTCGGCCGGGGGCGCGACCTCGCCCGTATTTCCCTCGAATGGCTCGGCGACGACCCGGGCCCGATGCTGCATCTCACGACGATCCGCAGCGGAAAGCCGCAGCGCACGCTGCTGGCCGAGGCGCACCACCACGGCAAGTGGTTCAAATGGCGGAACGCGCCCTGA
- a CDS encoding cupin domain-containing protein → MDKVNLVEKFALFTDQWQPKIVGQCNGQLVKIARVQGEFIWHAHEEEDELFFVVRGSLTIRLCDRDVELREGEMFIVPRGVEHLPVAKDEAWIMLFEPASTLNTGNVRSQRTVERLERL, encoded by the coding sequence ATGGACAAAGTCAATCTCGTCGAGAAGTTCGCGCTCTTCACCGACCAGTGGCAGCCAAAGATCGTCGGGCAGTGCAATGGCCAGCTCGTCAAGATCGCCAGAGTCCAGGGCGAGTTCATCTGGCATGCGCACGAGGAAGAGGACGAACTGTTCTTCGTCGTGCGGGGCTCGCTCACGATCCGGCTGTGCGATCGCGACGTCGAACTGCGCGAAGGTGAGATGTTTATCGTGCCGCGCGGCGTGGAGCACCTGCCCGTCGCAAAAGACGAAGCGTGGATCATGCTCTTCGAACCCGCCTCGACGCTCAACACCGGCAACGTGCGCAGCCAGCGCACGGTTGAACGGCTCGAGCGCCTTTGA
- a CDS encoding redoxin domain-containing protein produces MHTRNRLSLWTSVGLVALLGMTAAMMNPPGAASGSQQPAVIGQAAPDFTLKDVNGKEHKLSDLKGKNIVLEWINPGCPVCRRVMASGLVEQMRTELKAIDKGFVHLAINSTKNMTAQDSVDYLKKYKLAEDIPALDDSEGTVGKLYGAKTTPHMYVIDSKGVLRYSGAFDDDPNGRKTDRTNYVVNALRQIVAGETVTPEKTTPYGCGVKYKN; encoded by the coding sequence ATGCACACGCGGAATCGGTTGAGTCTCTGGACCAGTGTCGGCCTCGTGGCCCTGCTCGGAATGACTGCGGCGATGATGAACCCGCCGGGGGCGGCGAGCGGCTCGCAGCAGCCGGCGGTGATCGGGCAGGCCGCGCCTGATTTCACGCTCAAGGACGTGAACGGCAAGGAGCACAAACTCAGCGACCTCAAGGGCAAGAACATCGTGCTCGAGTGGATCAACCCGGGCTGCCCGGTGTGCAGGCGCGTGATGGCCAGCGGCCTCGTCGAGCAGATGCGCACCGAACTCAAGGCGATCGACAAGGGCTTCGTGCACCTGGCCATCAACAGCACCAAGAACATGACGGCGCAGGACAGCGTCGATTACCTCAAGAAGTACAAGCTGGCCGAGGACATCCCCGCGCTGGATGACAGCGAAGGAACGGTTGGCAAGTTGTACGGCGCCAAGACCACGCCGCACATGTACGTCATCGACTCCAAGGGCGTGCTGCGCTACTCCGGCGCGTTTGATGATGATCCAAACGGCCGCAAGACCGACCGGACGAACTACGTCGTCAACGCGCTGCGGCAGATCGTCGCGGGTGAGACGGTGACGCCTGAGAAGACCACACCCTACGGCTGCGGCGTCAAGTACAAGAACTGA
- the aroC gene encoding chorismate synthase, whose amino-acid sequence MADLTCQTAGESHGPALTALVNGLPAGLAVDVDFINAELHRRQGGYGRGGRQRIESDAVTMLAGVRRGVTTGAPVVMQIPNRDSRLDDKTKTPAVHRPRPGHADLAGSVKWLTTDCRDTLERASARETASRVAAGALARCLLREFGIETFGFVRSIHAITTDAAIAGDQLDAWRRKRDASEVYCPDDAASQAMIETIHEAKKAKDTVGGVVEAHVFGCPIGLGSCMNWHEKLDSRLAAAVMGIQAFKGVEIGLGFEATRRFGSQVHDPIEHDASRKSEPSLGFTRPTNNAGGLEGGMTNGMPIVVRGAMKPISTLLRGLPSVDLNTKQPEMSQYERSDICAVSAASVVMENVIAFEVARVLREKFAGDSLIEMRANYDAYLDHAKRLPLK is encoded by the coding sequence ATGGCTGACCTTACCTGCCAGACCGCCGGAGAATCACACGGCCCGGCCCTGACCGCGCTGGTCAATGGCCTGCCCGCCGGCCTGGCCGTGGATGTCGATTTCATCAACGCCGAACTGCATCGGCGCCAGGGCGGCTACGGCCGCGGCGGCCGCCAGCGCATCGAGTCCGACGCCGTCACCATGCTCGCCGGCGTGCGCCGCGGCGTCACCACCGGCGCGCCCGTCGTCATGCAGATTCCCAACCGCGATTCGCGTCTCGATGATAAGACGAAAACCCCCGCCGTGCACCGGCCCAGGCCCGGGCACGCCGACCTGGCGGGCAGCGTCAAGTGGCTCACCACCGACTGCCGCGACACGCTCGAGCGCGCCAGCGCCCGCGAGACGGCTTCGCGCGTCGCCGCCGGCGCTCTGGCGCGCTGCCTGCTCCGCGAGTTCGGCATCGAGACCTTCGGCTTCGTGCGCTCGATTCATGCCATCACCACCGACGCCGCGATCGCTGGCGATCAACTTGACGCGTGGCGGCGGAAGCGGGATGCGAGCGAGGTCTACTGCCCCGATGACGCCGCAAGCCAGGCGATGATCGAAACCATTCACGAAGCGAAGAAGGCAAAGGACACCGTCGGCGGCGTCGTCGAGGCGCACGTCTTCGGCTGCCCCATCGGCTTGGGCTCGTGCATGAACTGGCACGAGAAGCTCGACTCGCGCCTCGCCGCCGCGGTCATGGGCATCCAGGCCTTCAAGGGCGTCGAGATCGGCCTGGGCTTCGAAGCCACGCGCCGCTTCGGCTCGCAGGTGCACGATCCCATCGAGCATGACGCATCTCGAAAGAGCGAACCGTCGCTCGGCTTCACGCGCCCGACCAACAACGCCGGCGGGCTCGAAGGCGGCATGACCAACGGCATGCCCATCGTCGTCCGCGGGGCCATGAAGCCCATCAGCACACTCCTGCGCGGCCTTCCCAGCGTCGATCTCAACACCAAGCAGCCTGAAATGAGTCAGTACGAGCGCTCCGACATCTGCGCCGTGAGCGCCGCCAGCGTCGTGATGGAAAACGTGATCGCATTCGAAGTGGCCCGGGTGCTGCGCGAGAAGTTTGCCGGCGATTCGCTCATCGAGATGCGGGCCAATTATGACGCCTACCTCGATCACGCGAAACGATTGCCGCTGAAGTGA
- a CDS encoding GNAT family N-acetyltransferase produces the protein MHSAADTSCASIDVRPARPQDAQAIAAMARELATAHLDYDPSRFYLPNDIESVYRDWLSRVDPAGDLLALVAMQMQPGAGERLVGYTIAEHYAAAPHFWSPAHVFVHDICVDRDLRNAGVGRLLIDHVAQWARCRGAVHLRGLVAASNTRARDFFKGVAFREAAVEVTRDL, from the coding sequence ATGCACAGCGCTGCCGACACTTCCTGCGCATCGATCGACGTGCGGCCCGCGCGCCCGCAGGACGCCCAGGCCATCGCGGCGATGGCTCGAGAGCTAGCGACGGCTCATCTTGATTATGACCCAAGCCGCTTCTACCTGCCCAACGACATTGAGTCGGTGTACAGGGACTGGCTCTCCCGGGTCGATCCCGCCGGCGACCTGCTCGCGCTGGTGGCCATGCAGATGCAGCCCGGCGCCGGGGAGCGTCTCGTCGGCTACACGATCGCCGAGCATTACGCGGCCGCTCCGCACTTCTGGTCTCCTGCCCACGTCTTTGTGCACGACATCTGCGTCGATCGGGATTTGCGCAACGCGGGCGTCGGCCGGCTGCTCATCGATCACGTGGCGCAGTGGGCCCGCTGCCGCGGCGCCGTGCACCTGCGCGGCCTCGTGGCGGCGAGCAATACCCGAGCTCGCGACTTCTTCAAAGGCGTGGCGTTCCGCGAGGCGGCTGTCGAAGTGACGCGAGACCTTTGA
- a CDS encoding helix-turn-helix transcriptional regulator, which yields MRIESELMRGAGPLAVLKLLERREMYGYELVEALSRQTNGVLDMGQSTLYPLLYNLEAKGLIAAEWREADSGRQRKYYRLTGAGRKRLARDAKQWAALSGAMAALGIAPSPRAEAVL from the coding sequence ATGCGGATTGAAAGCGAACTCATGCGCGGCGCCGGGCCGCTGGCGGTGCTCAAACTCCTCGAGCGGCGCGAGATGTACGGCTACGAACTCGTCGAAGCCCTCTCGCGGCAGACGAACGGCGTGCTCGACATGGGCCAGTCCACGCTCTATCCGCTGCTTTACAACCTCGAGGCCAAGGGGCTGATCGCCGCGGAGTGGCGCGAGGCGGATTCCGGGCGTCAGCGCAAGTACTACCGCTTGACCGGCGCCGGGCGCAAGCGGCTGGCGCGCGATGCGAAGCAGTGGGCGGCGCTGAGCGGCGCAATGGCGGCGCTGGGGATTGCGCCGAGCCCGCGCGCGGAGGCCGTGCTGTGA
- the lipB gene encoding lipoyl(octanoyl) transferase LipB: MPVQAGSAGAELEVIDLGRMRYAQAYEEQLRRRDVLLAARQRGQADAPMFLLLVEHDPVITVSRRPGAGGHLLAPPGELARLGIEVCETDRGGDITYHGPGQLVVYPILDLQRLGLGVAAYLRWLEGVVIATLAHFDVQGHRDACATGVWVGGAGEGELCTAGGGGAKICALGIRVGRWITMHGLALNVSTNLEHFRTIVPCGLMGRSVTSLQQLLGPAAPPMDEVKGAMAAEFRAALKARAAPAR; this comes from the coding sequence GTGCCGGTGCAGGCGGGCAGCGCGGGAGCCGAACTGGAGGTCATCGACCTCGGGCGGATGCGCTACGCGCAGGCGTACGAAGAGCAGCTCCGCCGGCGCGATGTCCTGCTGGCGGCCCGGCAGCGGGGGCAGGCGGATGCGCCGATGTTCCTGCTGCTCGTCGAGCATGACCCCGTCATCACCGTGAGCCGCCGGCCCGGCGCAGGGGGTCACCTGCTCGCGCCGCCGGGCGAACTGGCCCGGCTGGGCATCGAGGTCTGCGAAACCGATCGCGGCGGCGACATCACCTACCACGGGCCCGGCCAACTGGTCGTCTACCCCATTCTTGATCTGCAGCGGCTCGGGCTGGGAGTGGCGGCGTACCTGCGCTGGCTTGAGGGTGTCGTCATCGCCACGCTGGCGCATTTTGACGTGCAGGGGCATCGGGACGCGTGCGCGACGGGCGTGTGGGTCGGCGGGGCGGGCGAAGGCGAGTTATGCACGGCGGGCGGCGGCGGGGCGAAAATCTGCGCCCTGGGCATCCGTGTCGGACGGTGGATCACCATGCACGGCCTGGCGCTCAACGTGTCGACGAACCTCGAGCACTTCCGCACCATCGTGCCCTGCGGCCTGATGGGAAGGTCGGTGACAAGCCTGCAGCAACTGCTCGGCCCTGCGGCACCGCCGATGGATGAAGTGAAGGGCGCCATGGCGGCAGAGTTCAGAGCGGCACTCAAGGCGCGGGCGGCGCCGGCTCGCTGA
- the lpxA gene encoding acyl-ACP--UDP-N-acetylglucosamine O-acyltransferase codes for MKRIDPSAVIGPEVELADDVEIGAGCRLEGRITIGPGTSLMGYNFLRGPLSIGANNRFYPFACIGFEPQDYKFDPSRAGAGTVIGNDNILREHVTIHRATSETVPTRIGNNNMLMVGSHAGHDACVGNRCIFANNALVGGHAVIYDGVNLGGCGGVAQKVAVGRLAFVSGTVGITRNVPPFMISRSLRTVGGINIVGLRRSGMSRDEIDQVKWIFRTLFLSRNTRPTMVETLRERATESPVVAETLAFLQTHAGPIAELEAGKTSREMTEADGVAALSD; via the coding sequence ATGAAACGAATCGATCCCAGCGCGGTCATCGGACCTGAGGTGGAACTGGCGGACGACGTCGAAATCGGCGCCGGCTGCCGCCTTGAAGGCCGTATCACCATCGGCCCGGGCACGAGCCTCATGGGCTACAACTTCCTGCGCGGCCCGCTGTCCATCGGCGCCAACAACCGTTTCTATCCCTTCGCCTGCATCGGCTTTGAGCCGCAGGATTACAAGTTCGACCCGTCGCGAGCCGGGGCCGGCACGGTCATCGGCAACGACAATATCCTCCGCGAGCACGTGACGATCCACCGAGCGACTTCCGAGACCGTCCCCACGCGCATCGGCAACAACAACATGCTGATGGTGGGCTCGCACGCGGGGCATGATGCGTGCGTTGGCAATCGCTGCATCTTCGCCAACAACGCGCTCGTCGGCGGTCACGCGGTGATCTACGACGGCGTGAATCTCGGGGGCTGCGGGGGCGTCGCCCAGAAAGTAGCCGTCGGGCGATTGGCCTTCGTCTCCGGCACGGTCGGCATCACGCGAAACGTCCCTCCATTCATGATCTCGCGATCCTTGCGCACCGTCGGCGGGATCAACATCGTCGGCCTGCGCCGCTCGGGCATGAGTCGCGACGAGATCGATCAGGTCAAGTGGATCTTCCGCACGCTCTTTCTCTCGCGCAACACGCGACCGACCATGGTCGAAACGCTCAGAGAGCGAGCGACTGAATCCCCCGTCGTCGCGGAGACGCTGGCGTTTCTGCAGACGCACGCCGGACCGATCGCGGAACTCGAAGCGGGCAAAACCTCGCGCGAAATGACCGAAGCCGACGGCGTGGCGGCGCTGAGTGATTAA
- a CDS encoding MBL fold metallo-hydrolase — protein MTRMSLCVLGSGSTGNCSVLVCEDPAGQRTVTLIDLGLSPRETGRRLGHVGLRLTDVQAALITHFDSDHFYQGWINASRKYGITLRFHRHHRPYAHRAGATVMRCDCFHTTFDLAEGVRVRPVHFAHDEHGTVGYRFDSQAGSIGFATDLGKVPDDLYDHFSNLDVLAFESNYCPVMQRESDRPIFLKRRIMGGSGHLSNEQSFEAVQRIATTSRLQTICLLHLSRQCNDPKRVEEIYEAAPQLRDKLVISTHDRPTPWMRLKTTTAQRPDRCLFTNASIASTK, from the coding sequence ATGACAAGGATGTCTCTGTGCGTCCTCGGCAGCGGGTCCACGGGCAACTGCAGCGTGCTCGTGTGCGAAGACCCCGCCGGGCAGCGCACCGTCACGCTCATCGATCTCGGCCTGAGCCCGCGCGAAACCGGCCGCCGGCTCGGGCACGTCGGCCTGCGCCTCACCGACGTGCAGGCCGCGCTCATCACCCACTTCGACTCAGACCACTTCTACCAGGGCTGGATCAACGCCAGCCGCAAGTACGGCATCACGCTGCGCTTCCACCGGCACCATCGGCCATACGCCCATCGCGCCGGGGCCACTGTGATGCGCTGCGACTGCTTTCACACCACGTTTGATCTGGCCGAAGGCGTGCGCGTCCGTCCCGTGCACTTCGCCCACGACGAGCACGGCACGGTCGGCTACCGCTTCGACTCGCAGGCGGGCTCGATCGGCTTCGCCACCGATCTCGGCAAGGTTCCCGACGACCTGTATGACCACTTCAGCAATCTCGATGTGCTCGCGTTCGAGAGCAACTACTGCCCCGTGATGCAGCGCGAGTCGGACCGGCCGATCTTTCTCAAGCGCCGCATCATGGGCGGCAGCGGCCACCTCTCCAATGAACAGTCCTTCGAGGCGGTGCAGCGCATTGCCACCACGTCGCGCCTGCAGACGATCTGCCTGCTCCACCTGTCGCGCCAGTGCAACGACCCCAAGCGCGTCGAGGAAATCTACGAGGCCGCCCCGCAACTGCGCGACAAACTCGTGATCTCAACGCACGACCGCCCCACTCCCTGGATGCGGCTGAAAACGACGACCGCCCAGCGACCGGATCGGTGCCTGTTTACGAACGCATCGATCGCCAGCACGAAATGA
- a CDS encoding class I SAM-dependent methyltransferase produces MRIITQLQSDLAEGFASFHGQLMHRTCPLCGQDNAGAPALFPSLPWHIRQCAACSMVYLENAPTYELLSDDSAAWQRSWREEKQRRAKREPVLTAARKITHGVRDAIKPRDKLTALVKRYIPRGTVLDVGCGVGHRAERFPAAVIPFGIEIEKAAATRANALFAARGGRAFSAPALASLDAFQDVSFDGMVMYAYLEHEVEPAAVLRRAFAKLRPGAPLIIKAPNHGCVNRSVRGLRWCGYRLPHHVNYFTPATLARMLRDAKFDILRFNALDRFPTSDNMWLVARRPR; encoded by the coding sequence ATGCGCATAATCACCCAACTCCAATCCGACCTCGCCGAAGGTTTCGCCTCATTCCACGGGCAGTTGATGCACCGCACCTGCCCCCTTTGCGGCCAGGACAACGCCGGCGCCCCCGCCCTGTTCCCATCGCTGCCATGGCACATCCGTCAGTGCGCCGCCTGCTCGATGGTCTACCTCGAAAACGCACCCACGTACGAATTGCTCAGCGACGACTCAGCCGCGTGGCAGCGGTCGTGGCGTGAAGAAAAACAAAGGCGGGCGAAGCGCGAACCCGTGCTGACCGCAGCCCGGAAAATCACGCACGGCGTGCGCGACGCCATCAAGCCGCGCGACAAGCTCACCGCGCTCGTCAAGCGTTACATCCCGCGCGGCACTGTGCTCGATGTCGGCTGCGGCGTCGGGCACCGAGCCGAGCGCTTTCCGGCCGCGGTCATTCCGTTCGGCATCGAAATCGAAAAAGCAGCCGCCACGCGAGCCAATGCCCTCTTTGCCGCGCGCGGCGGCCGCGCGTTCTCCGCGCCCGCTCTCGCCAGCCTCGACGCGTTCCAAGATGTTTCATTCGACGGCATGGTCATGTATGCCTACCTCGAGCACGAAGTCGAGCCTGCGGCGGTACTCCGCCGAGCGTTTGCCAAGCTTCGTCCCGGCGCGCCGCTCATCATCAAGGCGCCCAACCACGGCTGCGTCAACCGTTCCGTGCGCGGCCTGCGCTGGTGCGGCTACCGATTGCCCCACCATGTCAACTACTTCACGCCGGCGACGCTCGCGCGCATGCTCCGCGACGCCAAGTTCGACATCCTCCGCTTCAATGCACTCGACCGATTTCCAACCAGTGACAACATGTGGCTCGTGGCCCGGCGGCCGCGCTAG
- the ispG gene encoding flavodoxin-dependent (E)-4-hydroxy-3-methylbut-2-enyl-diphosphate synthase: MQKRRPTRLVSVGDERVGIVRIGGGLPDAQGRPTEPAPVSVQTMTAGYTYDIDACVTEINRLAAAGADMVRVAVPERVDTQALPEILNQTRVPIVADVHFHYKRALEAIEAGVHKIRLNPGNISDRDQVNAVIDACKERGLPIRVGVNEGSIIERKDKQKRLKELGEFFSDQKHGRLIAIMIAKLEEYLEIFESRDFHDVVISAKSIDPAVVIDAYTAISERFDYPLHLGVTHAGPRETGAVRSVIGIGTLLANGIGDTIRISYANDSVFEVQDGLEMLYCLGLRERKGAELIACPTCGRIQVDLYKLVQDVRRKLAEEIALPIKIAVMGCVVNGPGEAEGADVAIFAGDRRGIIYVQGEKVANIPEEEILERLLHECKVFEARVQRGEAKLGEKVVDIIPPDPIGELGSGVDIIARNRTGSGVQLTVDGQ; the protein is encoded by the coding sequence ATGCAAAAGCGTCGTCCAACCCGGCTTGTCAGCGTCGGCGATGAGCGCGTCGGCATCGTCCGCATAGGCGGCGGGCTGCCCGATGCCCAGGGCCGCCCCACCGAGCCGGCTCCCGTCTCCGTCCAGACCATGACCGCCGGCTACACCTACGACATCGACGCCTGCGTCACCGAGATCAACCGCCTCGCCGCGGCCGGGGCCGACATGGTCCGCGTCGCCGTGCCCGAGCGAGTCGACACGCAGGCCCTGCCTGAGATTCTCAATCAGACGCGCGTGCCCATCGTCGCCGACGTGCACTTCCACTACAAGCGGGCCCTCGAAGCCATCGAGGCGGGCGTGCACAAGATCCGCCTCAACCCCGGCAACATCTCCGACCGCGACCAGGTCAACGCCGTCATCGACGCCTGCAAGGAGCGCGGGCTGCCCATCCGCGTGGGCGTCAACGAAGGCTCCATCATCGAGCGCAAGGACAAGCAGAAGCGACTCAAGGAACTCGGCGAGTTCTTTTCCGACCAGAAGCACGGCCGGCTCATCGCCATCATGATCGCCAAGCTCGAAGAGTACCTCGAGATCTTCGAGTCTCGCGACTTCCACGACGTGGTCATCAGCGCCAAGTCGATCGACCCGGCCGTGGTCATTGACGCTTACACCGCTATCAGCGAGCGCTTCGACTACCCGCTGCATCTGGGCGTAACCCACGCCGGCCCGCGCGAGACCGGGGCCGTGCGCAGCGTAATCGGCATCGGCACGCTATTGGCCAACGGCATCGGCGACACGATCCGCATCAGTTACGCCAACGACTCCGTCTTCGAAGTGCAGGACGGCCTGGAGATGCTTTACTGCCTCGGCCTGCGCGAGCGCAAGGGCGCTGAACTCATCGCCTGCCCGACGTGCGGCCGCATCCAGGTCGATCTCTACAAGCTCGTGCAGGATGTTCGCCGCAAGCTCGCCGAGGAGATCGCGCTGCCCATCAAGATCGCCGTCATGGGCTGCGTGGTCAACGGGCCGGGCGAAGCGGAAGGCGCGGATGTCGCCATCTTCGCCGGCGACCGGCGCGGCATCATCTACGTGCAGGGTGAGAAGGTCGCCAACATTCCCGAAGAGGAAATCCTCGAGCGCCTGCTTCACGAGTGCAAGGTCTTCGAGGCGCGCGTCCAGCGCGGCGAAGCGAAACTCGGCGAGAAGGTCGTCGACATCATCCCCCCCGACCCCATCGGCGAACTCGGCAGCGGCGTGGACATCATCGCCCGCAACCGCACCGGAAGCGGCGTGCAACTGACCGTGGACGGGCAGTAA